The DNA segment TCGTCCGCTGGCTCGGCCCCGCCCGCGGCATCGCCCTCCTCCTCCTGAGCCTCCTCCCGCTCGTCGTCGAGGCCTATGCCGTCGCGACCGGCATCCCGTATGGGGAGTTCACGTATTCGGCCGACCTCGGCTACCGGGCCTTCGGTCTCGTCCCCTGGACGGTCGCATTCGCCTACCTCCCGATGCTCCTCGGCGCCGTCACCCTCGCCGCGGCCGCCGCCGGGACCTCCTGGAGCCGGCTGGTCCCGGCCGGGGTCCTCGTCCTCCTCCTCGTCGACCTCGTCGTCGACCCGGCGGTCGTCCACGCCGGCCTCTGGGTCTGGCTCGCGGGGGGCGCATACTACGGCGTCCCGGCCTCGAACTTCGCGGGCTGGGTCCTGACCGGAACGGCCTACATCGCCCTCTTCCGGCTCGTCGCGGGTGCCCGGCCGATCCCGGGGACGGTGGCGGCGAGCCTCCTCCTTGTCCTCGCCTTCTGGACCGGCTACCTCGCCCGGAACGGCCTTGCGGTACCGGCCCTCCTCGGGGCCGCGCTCGCCCTTGCGACCCTGCCGGTCATCCTCAGGGACGGGTCGCCGCGCTGACCACCCGTTCCGTGCCCCCGATACCAAGGTTTATATTCCATATGCTTCTTCCTGCACCCGTTTTCTCATTCCGGCAGGAGGAATCTATGCGAGCTGTAATTGTTGGGGCCGGGTTCGGGGGTCTCTCCGTCGCCGCCCTTCTTGCGAAGGGCGGCTTCGACGTCACGGTCGTCGAGAAGAACGAGCGGCCCGGGGGCCGGGCGAGCATCCACCGCGACGGGGGGTTCACGTTCGACATGGGGCCGTCGTGGTACCTGATGCCCGACGTATACGACCGGTTCTTCGCGGAGTTCGGGAGGAGCCCGGGAGACTACTTCCCGCTCGCGAGACTCGACCCGTCATACCGGGTCTTCTTCGGGACCGACCGGGTCGCGGACGTCTCGGCCGATCTCGAGAAGAACTACGATCTCTTCGAGTCGTTCGAACCCGGAGGAGCCGGGAAACTCCGGGGTTACCTCGCCGGGGCGGAGGAGACCTACCGGACAACGATGGACGACCTCCTCTACCGGGACTACCGGAGCATCCTCGACTTCTTCGACCGGCGGCTCCTCTCCCGGGGAAGGAAACTCCATCCCTTCGAGAACCTGGAGTCCTTCGTCAAGAAGCGCTTCGCAAGCGACGAAGCCCGTAAAATCGTCCAGTATTCCATCGGTTTCCTCGGCGGGTCGCCGGAAAACACCCCCTCGTTCTACCACATCATGACGCATATCGACATGAACATGGGCGTGTGGTATCCGGAAGGGGGCATGCGGGCGGTGGTCGAGGCTCTGGTCTCGCTCGGCCGGGAGTTCGGGGTCGAGTACCGCTACAACGAACCGGCGACCGCCATCGACGTGGAAAGGGGGCTCGCACGCCGGGTCGTCACCCCTCTCGGTGCGCACGAGACCGATATCGTCGTGGTGAACGCGGACTACCCGTTCACGGAACTCTCCCTCCTCCCCGAAGGCTCCCGGTCATACTCCGCCTCCTACTGGAAAAAGAAGGTCCTCGCCCCGTCCACGTTCGTCGCCTATCTCGGCGTAGACCGGGTGGTCGAGGGGCTCGCGCACCATAACGTCTTCCTCGAGCCCGACTGGGAGGAGGGGTTTGAGACGATCTTCGACCCCAAGAAAGCCGCCTGGCCGGAGAATCCTTCATTCTACGTCAACGTCCCCTCGCGGACGGATACGACCGCCGCCCCGAGCGGCACCGATACGCTCTTCGTCCTCGCGCCCCTCGCCCCCGGCATCGAGGATACACCGGAACTCCGCGAGCGGTTCTACGACCTCCTCATGAGCCGGATGGAGGAGATCCTCGGCGAGAATATCCGTGACTCGGTCGTGTCCCGGCGAATCTTCGCGCTCTCGGACTTTTCGAACCGTTACAACGCCTACCGGGGCACGGCGCTCGGTCTCTCCCACACCCTCCGGCAGACGGCGCTCTGGCGCCCCGCACACCAGAGCAAGCGTGTCAGGAACCTCTACTACACCGGCCAGTATACCCACCCGGGGATCGGGGTGCCGATGACCCTGATATCCTCCCAGATCGTCGCCCGCGAGTTGACCGACCGTTACCGCCGGTGAGGTGCCCCTTGATCGACCGGACCATCTACAATATCTTCAGGCGGGGGAGCAGGACCTACTTCTACTCGACCCTCTTCTTCCCGCCGGCGGTGCGGGAGGATGTCTTTTCGCTCTACAGCTTCGTCCGCACCGCCGACGACTACGTGGACGCCGTGCCGCAGGAGATCGAGGAGTTCTACGCTTTCGCCGACCGCTACGCCGCGGCCGAGGCCGGGGAGGCGACGGGAGACGTGGTGGTCGAGTCGTTCGTCGACCTTGCAGGGCGCAAAGGCTTTGATCCGGCATGGACAACGGCATTTCTCCGCTCCATGGAGAGCGACATCATCGTCGGCTCTTACCGGACGATCCGGGACCTCGAGGGCTATCTCTACGGTTCGTCCGAGGTGATCGGGCTGATGATGGCCCGGATCCTCGACCTCCCACCGGAGTCGTACGCTGCGGCGCAGAACCTCGGCCGGGCGATGCAGTACGTCAACTTCATCCGCGACATCGCAGAAGACCTCGCTCTCGGCCGGACCTACTTTCCTCTCGAAGAGATGGAGGCGTTCGGGCTTGATGACCTCTCGGCGGCCGCGGCTTCCCGTGACCCCGGGGGATTTGCAGCATTTCTCCGGTTCCAGCTCCGGCGCTACCGGGAGTGGCAGGAGGCGGCGGAAGCCGGGTTCGGGCACATCCCCCGGCGCTACCGGATCCCGATCCGGACGGCGTCGGATATGTACCGCTGGACGGCCCGGACGATCGAGCGCGACCCGGCCGTCGTCCACCGGCGGAAGGTGAAGCCGTCGGTGATCCGGATCGTCTCCGGCGCCGCAACAAATACCCTGAAGGCGTGACGGCCCATGCCTCCCCGGCTCCTCTCGCTTGCCTGGCGGGTCTCGCGGTTCCGGTTCTGGATCTACACCGGCGGAACCTACGTGGTGGGCTACGCCCTCGGGATGGACTCCTGGACGGCCTTCTTCGACCCCGCGTACGTCCTCTTCCTGCTCTACTTCTTCTTCCCGGCAAACCTCTTCATCTACGGGGTGAACGACTGGTGGGACCAGGACACCGACCGGTTCAATCCAAAAAAAGACGTGAAGGAGTACCGCATCAGTGATGCGGACGGCCGGAGCCTGCTCCTCCTCCTCGCTCTTGCGGGCGCCGTCAGCCTCGCGCTCCTTTTCGTGCTCGACACTGTCGGGCGGGCGCTTCTCCTCGCGTTCCTCTTCCTCTCCTACTTCTACAGCGCTCCACCGCTCCGGTTCAAGGAGGTCCCGGTCCTTGACTTCTCCTCGAACATGCTCTACGTCGTCCCGGGAATCCTGGGCTACTACCTCGCGAGCGGCGCCCTCCCGCCGCTGGCTCTCGTCATCGCCGGCTACCTTCACATCTCCGCAATGCACCTCTTCTCCGCTATCCCCGATATCGGATGGGATGCGGCCGCGGGGATGACGACGACGGCCGTCGTCCTCGGGAGGCGACGCTCGCTCCTCCTCTGCCTCGTCTTCTGGTCGGGGCTTGCCGCCCTCGTCATCTGGCTCGCCGGTTTTGCTCCACTCAGCCTGCTCGTCCTGATTTACCCGGCCGTCCCTCTCGCCCTCCTCCTCCGGGAGAGCCTCTCCATCGACCGGGTCTACTGGTATCTGCCTTTCGTCAACACCGGCCTCGGGGGGCTGGTCTTTCTTCTCGCGACCCTCCGGACGGTGGCGGGGTAGGGAGGATGGCCTTTCGCACGGTTCCCGGCTCCGGCTTGCAGGCGCCACAATGATGCTGGGAATCGATAAGGGGTGCCTGATGCGTAGACGGGTGCCACAGAAAAGGTTTATAACTGAACGTCGATACCTCACCCATAGGTACCGGTATCCGGGCATGCACAGTCCATCCCCCGGTTCGGCACTCGAAGCGAGGCCTGTATGAAGGTTGACTTTGTTTTCAAGGCGTTCACTGCCATCTTTGCCATGATTGTCATCCTGTTCCTCCTTTCCGCGTTTACCGAGACCGTTCTGCCGGGCAACTTCTACCGGATCTCGATCACCGATCTACCCGGTCCTGCCGTGAACGGCACCACCACGGTCATGGTCCCGCTCCCGGCGAATGCAACGGGTGAACCGGTGATCCCGGAGGGGGCATTCTCCGGCGACCGGGTCGTCGGGTGGCAGGCAGAGATCCGGGAGACGCCGTACGGGAAGATGCTCGCGTTCACGACGACGGGAGAGTATGCGCCCGATATATCCGTATCGTTTGAGGTGGTGCAGACTGAAGATGAACTGCAGCGGTTGCCCCTGCACCAGCGGCCTACCAACCTGACCGCATGGGAGATGAAGAGGGAGCCGCGGCTGCTCGTGCCCGTGCTTGCGACACCCGATAACATGAGCGTCGCTGAGTTTAGCCGGGTTTCGAGCGGGACCTACACCTCGGTTGTATTCCTCGATGGCTTCGTCCCGTCGCCGGAGGATGCAGCGGTGGTCACGTTCAGCCTCGACTACCGGGGAGTGGGGGGCACGAAACGCTTGATGAGAGAGAATACCTGGACGACAATGGTGAATACGGCCGTTGTGAGCACTGAGTCCGGCTTCGTCCCGGTTCCGGCCGATTACCGGGTTATCGCAGGAGGTATCGGGTTCCTATGAGGATCAGGGCTGTACGTCTCTACGGGATTACGGTGACGGCTCTTGCCGCTGTTGGGGGGATTCTTGACGACCTGTTACGGAAACCCGTTGCCGTGATCGTGTGCGGAGGAGAGAAGGCCTATGATACAGGGTAAGCGCGGTCTGCGGAGGATGCTCCGATGAAGAGGAGATCGTTAACATGGCTCTTTTTCTCTCTTTCGGCGGCGCTGCTCGCGGCCCTGCTCCTCCTCCACGCACCGGGCGCGGGCGCTGTGCAGGACCCGGTAGAGGTGTCCGCCCCGGCAAAAGAGCCCGGGAGGGCCGGGAACCTGACCGTCATCCCGGCAACCGGGGATTCGAAACTCCCGCAGGCCGTCCCGATCCCCTCGTCGTGGAGGGATATCGAACCGGAGAGATGCGAACCGACTGAAGAAGATTGGGCTTTCGTCAGAGATGCCGCAACGGATCTATCGGAAGAAGAGAAGACCCGGTTTGTTACGGAGATCAGAAAGATATTCGCCGGGGAATCGGCACTTCCCCGGGAGGAGCAGGATGTTCTGAAGAGGAGACTCGGGTACTACCTGGTTGAGGCAACCGGGGGAGCCGGGACGCCTCCATAGCTGCAGTCGGTGTTCGGGTCGCTCTCGCTCCCGTCCTACAGCATCACCGTCGCGATCAGCGGAATCGTAACGAGCGACCCGATCGTCGAGACGAAGACGATCTGCGACGCGAGCCGGGAGTCGGCGCCGTACTGCTCCGCGAAGATGACGGTGTTTGCGGCGGCGGGCATCGCGGCCATCGTGATCATGATCCCGTTGATGTAGGTGTCGGCAAAGACCGGGGCGAGGAGGTAGCAGTAGGCCGCCGGGACGGCGAGGAGGAGGACGGCGCTCGCGGCCCAGATCCGCCAGTTCCCGACCATCTCCCGGGCCGGGAACGTCGCGAGCATCGCCCCGACGATGATCATGGCGAGCGGCGTCGTCACCCCCCCGAGGAGTTCGATTGAGTCGATGAAGGGGGAGGGGATCTCCACCGAGCCGAGGAAGAGGGCGAGCCCGACGACGGAGGCCGCGATCCCGGGGTTTAAGAGGAGTTTTGGATCGAACCCCTTCCCCCTTCCTTCGGTCAGCATCGCGATCCCGACCGAGAAGACCAGGACGTTGAAGAAGAGGTTGAAGATCGCGACGTAAAAGAGCGACTCCTCTCCAAAAAGCGTCAGGGCGACCGGGAACCCCATGAACCCGACGTTGCCGAAGACGATCGCGAACTGGAGGACGCCTTCCTCCGCGGCCGGGACCCGCATGGCCTTCGAGACCGCCCAGGCGAGGGCGAACGAGAAGACGTAGAGCATCCCGGTCGCGAGGACCAGAGTCTCGGCCCCGGCGAGGCGCTCGGGGGTGAAGGGCACCTGCATCGAGGCGACGATCAGCGCCGGGATGGTGATGTTGATGAGGAGCCCCGAGAGCCCCCGGGTGGCCCGGGGGTCGACGATCTTTGCGGAGACGGCGACATAGCCCGCGGCGATCAGGAGGACCAGGATGAAGATCTGGTCTGCAACTATCAGGAAATCCATGATCGCGCCGTTCATGAGGGCTCCGCTCCGTCCGGTTCATCAAGGTGAGTGCCGGTACCCCTTTACGGTTCTGCTCGGGGGGTATGGGGTGCAGTGAGCGAGCGGGAGCCTGCCCGGGTTTTAGAGCGGGGTTTTTCGGGATCGCGGCGTGTTCCTCGCACAGAGGGCGCCTCGCCCGCGTAGAGGGGAGGGGTGTGGCTGTCCGGGACTGTGGGTGTCGGCGGGTCCTGTCTCCAGGGGCGGGGATTATTGTCCTGCCATAAGAAGGTTTATGATGTGTTCGGTTCCAGCCGAACGATGCCTGCTGATTTTATATGTTTTAATGACCTCAAAATGCGTAAGGTGCCGCATGCGGTACCCGTTTGTGTGCGGGGGTCGCCCATCCCCGGTTGACGCCCCGGATGACGCGCCCCGCAAGCCCGGAGGCAAAGGGAACGTAAGCGTTCTGCGTGCTTAAATATGTGCCTTTTCTGCCTCCGGAAAACTACAGGAGGAAAGTAAATGAACGGAAAAACCGGATTGCAGGCATTTCCCATGCTCCTGGCGCTGCTGCTGGTGAGCGTGGTTATGGTGCCCGCAAGCGCATACTATTATTGTTGTGCAGAATGGGTGAACAACTATCCCCCACCATCCGACTTGGAGCACAATGATGAAAACGCACAGGGGTTTTACTACCAGCTCGGTGGTGACTCATCCTGGTGGGGAGACTTTATCTATGGCGATGGTCAGGCCCTGGAAAGACACTGGAAAGATCCCAGTAAGTCCGGAAACGGTATAGACTATATTTACACAGATGATACACATTTTGCGTTCTTTTCGGGCCATGGTGCCCCAGAAGGATTTGCATTTTCCTCCTCCCAAGACGATACCTTCCTGAGTTACAGTGATGCTCTCTGGGGAAACACGCAGATGGACTGGATTACCATTGATGCCTGCACTGTTCTGCGCGAGAATAGCCATACAAATTGGTACAATGCATTTGGCGGCCTACACTCGATGACCGGGTTCCATACTGAATGTCACGATGTCTCGGACAGAGGCTCTAACTTCGTACACCGGATGGTCGGTACGTGGACCACCCAACCGATCATCACGGCATGGTTCATTGCAGCG comes from the Methanoculleus marisnigri JR1 genome and includes:
- a CDS encoding carotenoid biosynthesis protein, producing the protein MRITRAALLLTAFALFLAAYLVVRFDDPVPSAVPVVFLVGLALPSYLALVRWLGPARGIALLLLSLLPLVVEAYAVATGIPYGEFTYSADLGYRAFGLVPWTVAFAYLPMLLGAVTLAAAAAGTSWSRLVPAGVLVLLLVDLVVDPAVVHAGLWVWLAGGAYYGVPASNFAGWVLTGTAYIALFRLVAGARPIPGTVAASLLLVLAFWTGYLARNGLAVPALLGAALALATLPVILRDGSPR
- a CDS encoding AEC family transporter, which codes for MNGAIMDFLIVADQIFILVLLIAAGYVAVSAKIVDPRATRGLSGLLINITIPALIVASMQVPFTPERLAGAETLVLATGMLYVFSFALAWAVSKAMRVPAAEEGVLQFAIVFGNVGFMGFPVALTLFGEESLFYVAIFNLFFNVLVFSVGIAMLTEGRGKGFDPKLLLNPGIAASVVGLALFLGSVEIPSPFIDSIELLGGVTTPLAMIIVGAMLATFPAREMVGNWRIWAASAVLLLAVPAAYCYLLAPVFADTYINGIMITMAAMPAAANTVIFAEQYGADSRLASQIVFVSTIGSLVTIPLIATVML
- a CDS encoding phytoene desaturase family protein; this encodes MRAVIVGAGFGGLSVAALLAKGGFDVTVVEKNERPGGRASIHRDGGFTFDMGPSWYLMPDVYDRFFAEFGRSPGDYFPLARLDPSYRVFFGTDRVADVSADLEKNYDLFESFEPGGAGKLRGYLAGAEETYRTTMDDLLYRDYRSILDFFDRRLLSRGRKLHPFENLESFVKKRFASDEARKIVQYSIGFLGGSPENTPSFYHIMTHIDMNMGVWYPEGGMRAVVEALVSLGREFGVEYRYNEPATAIDVERGLARRVVTPLGAHETDIVVVNADYPFTELSLLPEGSRSYSASYWKKKVLAPSTFVAYLGVDRVVEGLAHHNVFLEPDWEEGFETIFDPKKAAWPENPSFYVNVPSRTDTTAAPSGTDTLFVLAPLAPGIEDTPELRERFYDLLMSRMEEILGENIRDSVVSRRIFALSDFSNRYNAYRGTALGLSHTLRQTALWRPAHQSKRVRNLYYTGQYTHPGIGVPMTLISSQIVARELTDRYRR
- a CDS encoding DUF6345 domain-containing protein; translated protein: MNGKTGLQAFPMLLALLLVSVVMVPASAYYYCCAEWVNNYPPPSDLEHNDENAQGFYYQLGGDSSWWGDFIYGDGQALERHWKDPSKSGNGIDYIYTDDTHFAFFSGHGAPEGFAFSSSQDDTFLSYSDALWGNTQMDWITIDACTVLRENSHTNWYNAFGGLHSMTGFHTECHDVSDRGSNFVHRMVGTWTTQPIITAWFIAAKDTEPSTTYAAALAREGCWSDYVYGHGSQGTPGTSFLYGTYQC
- a CDS encoding phytoene/squalene synthase family protein; amino-acid sequence: MIDRTIYNIFRRGSRTYFYSTLFFPPAVREDVFSLYSFVRTADDYVDAVPQEIEEFYAFADRYAAAEAGEATGDVVVESFVDLAGRKGFDPAWTTAFLRSMESDIIVGSYRTIRDLEGYLYGSSEVIGLMMARILDLPPESYAAAQNLGRAMQYVNFIRDIAEDLALGRTYFPLEEMEAFGLDDLSAAAASRDPGGFAAFLRFQLRRYREWQEAAEAGFGHIPRRYRIPIRTASDMYRWTARTIERDPAVVHRRKVKPSVIRIVSGAATNTLKA
- a CDS encoding prenyltransferase, coding for MPPRLLSLAWRVSRFRFWIYTGGTYVVGYALGMDSWTAFFDPAYVLFLLYFFFPANLFIYGVNDWWDQDTDRFNPKKDVKEYRISDADGRSLLLLLALAGAVSLALLFVLDTVGRALLLAFLFLSYFYSAPPLRFKEVPVLDFSSNMLYVVPGILGYYLASGALPPLALVIAGYLHISAMHLFSAIPDIGWDAAAGMTTTAVVLGRRRSLLLCLVFWSGLAALVIWLAGFAPLSLLVLIYPAVPLALLLRESLSIDRVYWYLPFVNTGLGGLVFLLATLRTVAG